One Microbacter margulisiae genomic window carries:
- a CDS encoding ammonium transporter, translating into MDKKKKGMFDTGLTTFMVLATSLVMLMTPGLAFFYGGLGDKKSILNIMMQSFVSMGVTSVIWFAFGYSLCFSGNMAQGNDFYGIIGNFNKVFYHGVTPSTLFSPDKRFPEYLFIAYQMMFAIITPALITGAFINRVSFKAYIYFLIFWQIFVYYPFVHMVWGGGLLAHWGVFDFAGGITVHATAGFAALASVYFVGKRHQKTDPNNIPLVAIGTALLWFGWYGFNAGSELALNAITISAFVNTDMAASFAAVTWLILEWHTGNKKPTFIGLMTGSVAGLATITPAAGYVSISSAAIIGIIAAFGCFLAVRFKEYKGWDDALDVWGIHGMGGVIGTLCLGLFASSTINPSIPDGLLMGGNGMLLLKEAVAILLAVGYAFFFTLLIFKVINKFIPVKVPVTTQEVGLDMCLHGETARNL; encoded by the coding sequence TTGGACAAAAAGAAAAAAGGTATGTTTGACACAGGACTCACTACGTTTATGGTTTTAGCCACCAGTCTGGTGATGCTAATGACGCCAGGACTTGCATTTTTCTATGGAGGACTTGGCGACAAGAAAAGTATCCTCAATATTATGATGCAAAGTTTCGTTTCAATGGGGGTTACTTCGGTAATCTGGTTTGCGTTTGGCTATTCTTTGTGCTTTAGTGGAAATATGGCACAAGGGAATGATTTTTACGGGATCATAGGAAACTTCAACAAAGTTTTTTATCACGGAGTCACTCCTTCCACGCTTTTCTCTCCCGATAAACGTTTTCCTGAGTATTTGTTTATTGCCTATCAGATGATGTTTGCCATCATTACACCAGCACTGATTACCGGAGCATTCATCAATCGGGTTTCATTCAAGGCCTACATCTACTTTTTGATTTTTTGGCAGATTTTCGTTTATTATCCGTTTGTTCATATGGTTTGGGGCGGAGGACTTCTTGCTCATTGGGGAGTATTTGATTTTGCAGGGGGGATTACGGTACACGCCACGGCAGGATTTGCAGCGTTGGCATCGGTTTATTTTGTTGGGAAACGCCATCAGAAAACTGATCCTAATAATATACCACTGGTTGCTATCGGCACAGCTCTATTATGGTTTGGCTGGTATGGATTTAATGCCGGTAGCGAACTTGCCCTGAATGCGATAACTATATCGGCATTTGTGAATACTGATATGGCAGCTTCATTTGCTGCTGTTACCTGGCTTATCCTTGAATGGCATACAGGGAACAAAAAGCCGACTTTTATCGGATTGATGACTGGTTCAGTTGCTGGTTTGGCCACTATTACTCCGGCGGCAGGATATGTATCCATCTCGTCAGCAGCCATAATCGGTATTATTGCTGCATTCGGATGTTTTCTTGCTGTACGTTTTAAAGAATACAAAGGATGGGATGATGCTCTCGATGTATGGGGTATCCACGGCATGGGCGGTGTGATAGGTACACTTTGTCTTGGATTATTTGCTTCATCAACCATCAATCCGTCGATTCCAGACGGACTGTTGATGGGTGGTAATGGTATGTTGTTATTAAAAGAAGCTGTTGCAATTTTGCTCGCTGTTGGTTATGCGTTTTTCTTTACATTACTTATTTTCAAAGTAATCAATAAATTTATTCCGGTTAAAGTGCCTGTTACCACACAGGAGGTTGGCTTGGATATGTGCTTGCATGGTGAAACGGCCCGTAATTTGTAA
- the asnB gene encoding asparagine synthase B, with translation MCGFVGVFDLKVPSQTLRPQVLKMSKKIRHRGPDWSGIYCSDEAILSHERLSIVDVESGKQPLYSKDGNLILAVNGEIYNHLDIRKRYEGKYEFMTKSDCEVILALYDDKGPDFLEELNGIFAFCLYDKANDVYMVGRDHIGIIPLYMGWDKLGNFYVASEMKALENYCNKVDLFPPGHYLYSPDGEVKAWYKRDWMDYDAVKDNTTNIDALRKALEDAVHRQLMSDVPYGVLLSGGLDSSIISAVAKKYASKRIESEDRNDDAWWPQLHSFAVGLAGSPDLVAARKVAEHIGSIHHEIHFTIEEGLDAVSDVIYHLETYDVTTVRASTPMYLMARVIKSMGVKMVLSGEGADEIFGGYLYFHKAPNAQAFHEETVRKISKLHLYDCLRANKSLAAWGVEGRVPFLDKEFMDVAMRLNPKDKMAGNGKMEKWVLRKAFEDYLPESVVWRQKEQFSDGVGYSWIDTLKARAEEKVSDQELQNAKYRFPINPPMTKEEYLYRSIFSEYFPSDSAAATVPSVPSVACSTPAALEWDESFKNNADPSGRSVISVHNDAIQKDKK, from the coding sequence ATGTGTGGATTTGTTGGAGTATTTGATTTGAAAGTGCCGTCGCAAACATTGCGACCACAAGTGCTCAAGATGTCTAAAAAGATTCGTCACCGCGGTCCTGATTGGTCTGGAATTTATTGCAGTGACGAAGCAATCTTGTCACACGAACGCCTGTCCATCGTTGATGTGGAATCAGGTAAACAACCTCTTTATAGTAAGGATGGTAATTTAATATTAGCCGTTAACGGAGAAATTTATAATCATCTTGATATTAGAAAGCGCTATGAAGGAAAATATGAATTTATGACCAAATCGGACTGTGAGGTTATCCTTGCATTGTATGACGATAAAGGTCCTGATTTTCTGGAAGAGCTTAACGGTATTTTTGCGTTTTGCCTGTATGATAAAGCCAATGATGTATACATGGTTGGACGCGACCATATTGGAATCATCCCCCTGTATATGGGATGGGACAAACTAGGTAATTTTTATGTTGCCTCAGAAATGAAAGCCCTTGAGAACTATTGTAATAAAGTTGATTTATTTCCTCCGGGGCATTATCTTTACAGTCCTGACGGAGAAGTTAAAGCCTGGTACAAGCGGGATTGGATGGATTATGACGCTGTGAAAGATAACACAACGAACATTGATGCATTACGTAAAGCATTAGAAGATGCAGTTCATCGCCAGCTTATGTCTGATGTTCCGTATGGGGTATTACTGTCAGGAGGCTTAGATTCATCCATTATTTCGGCTGTTGCTAAAAAATATGCCTCCAAACGTATTGAAAGCGAAGATAGAAACGATGATGCATGGTGGCCTCAACTTCATTCATTCGCAGTAGGCCTGGCAGGATCTCCCGATTTGGTAGCTGCACGGAAAGTAGCCGAACACATCGGATCCATCCACCACGAAATCCATTTCACCATCGAAGAAGGATTGGACGCTGTCAGTGATGTCATTTATCATCTGGAAACCTATGACGTTACAACAGTACGAGCTTCTACACCAATGTACCTGATGGCCCGTGTTATCAAATCAATGGGAGTAAAAATGGTGCTCTCCGGTGAAGGGGCTGACGAAATTTTCGGTGGCTATCTCTATTTCCATAAAGCGCCAAATGCTCAGGCATTTCATGAGGAAACAGTCCGGAAAATCAGCAAGCTTCACCTTTATGATTGTTTGCGGGCAAACAAATCATTGGCTGCGTGGGGTGTTGAAGGACGCGTGCCTTTTCTCGACAAAGAATTTATGGATGTTGCCATGCGCCTGAACCCAAAAGATAAAATGGCAGGTAACGGCAAAATGGAGAAATGGGTTCTGCGTAAAGCCTTTGAAGATTACCTCCCGGAATCCGTTGTATGGAGACAAAAGGAACAATTCTCGGATGGCGTCGGATATAGCTGGATTGATACATTGAAAGCACGCGCTGAAGAAAAAGTAAGCGATCAGGAATTACAAAATGCCAAATACCGTTTCCCGATTAATCCACCGATGACTAAGGAAGAATATCTTTACCGCAGCATTTTTAGCGAATACTTCCCTTCTGACTCTGCTGCAGCGACGGTTCCTTCCGTACCCTCAGTTGCCTGTAGTACACCGGCAGCATTAGAGTGGGACGAAAGCTTCAAAAACAATGCCGATCCTTCAGGTCGCTCTGTTATTTCGGTACACAACGACGCAATCCAGAAAGATAAAAAATAA
- a CDS encoding ABC transporter ATP-binding protein — translation MNQIEIKNIVKSFKDVKAVKGVSFTIPQGTFLALLGPNGAGKTTLVEMMEGLRKPDSGEILINGKSWHKHEKELRKVIGLSLQETRFTDKLTVYETLRLFASFFGLGHPRVNEVLALTNLEEKQKAMVNALSGGQRQRLALAVALLNRPEILFLDEPTTGLDPKARLDLWNILHDLKQQGNTTLILTTHYMEEAETLCDDIIILDHGTILQQGTLSQLLDGSAKNLDELFIHLTGRHLHNEEVGQ, via the coding sequence ATGAATCAAATAGAAATAAAAAATATAGTCAAATCATTTAAAGACGTTAAAGCGGTAAAAGGAGTCTCCTTTACGATTCCGCAAGGAACGTTTTTGGCTTTATTGGGTCCAAACGGTGCAGGAAAAACAACCCTGGTGGAAATGATGGAAGGATTACGGAAACCTGATTCAGGAGAAATACTGATTAATGGCAAGTCGTGGCATAAGCATGAAAAGGAATTACGAAAGGTCATCGGACTTTCGCTTCAGGAAACCCGTTTTACAGATAAGCTTACCGTGTATGAGACATTGCGTCTCTTTGCTAGTTTTTTCGGATTGGGCCATCCGCGGGTGAATGAAGTATTGGCATTGACGAATCTGGAGGAGAAACAAAAAGCAATGGTCAATGCACTTTCAGGAGGACAACGCCAACGATTGGCGCTTGCAGTGGCATTGCTCAATCGTCCTGAAATCCTTTTTTTGGACGAACCGACAACCGGGCTTGATCCAAAGGCCAGGCTTGACCTGTGGAATATTTTACACGATCTTAAACAACAAGGAAATACAACGCTAATTTTAACTACGCATTATATGGAAGAGGCTGAAACCTTGTGTGACGATATTATCATTCTGGATCATGGAACTATTTTGCAGCAGGGTACTCTATCTCAATTACTTGACGGATCAGCAAAAAACCTGGACGAACTCTTTATTCACCTAACTGGAAGACACTTACATAATGAAGAAGTGGGACAATAA
- a CDS encoding flavin reductase yields the protein MIDYDALLKISYGVYAVCSGNSKKGNGFISNSIMQITSDPVQVAVTCNKKNYSAEIIADSGMLAISVLPQNVSSDVISIFGYKSGREIDKLKRFNVRYGINDVPVLLSDAIATLECKVKETIDAGTHLIFLCEVLEANLLDSESDPITYDYYRKVKKGVSPANAPTYINPLKKQKTMEPTKYRCPICGYEYDDSEHDIPFEALDDDWGCPVCGATKDMFEKI from the coding sequence ATGATTGATTACGATGCGCTTTTAAAAATTTCTTATGGAGTTTACGCCGTTTGCTCCGGTAACTCGAAAAAAGGGAATGGATTTATATCTAATTCCATTATGCAGATAACTTCTGATCCGGTTCAGGTTGCAGTGACATGCAATAAAAAAAACTATTCTGCCGAAATTATCGCAGATAGTGGTATGTTAGCTATTTCTGTTCTTCCGCAAAATGTTTCATCTGATGTGATCAGCATCTTTGGTTATAAAAGCGGTCGAGAAATAGATAAGCTCAAAAGATTCAATGTTCGTTACGGGATAAATGATGTCCCAGTGCTGTTATCCGATGCCATCGCAACGCTTGAATGTAAAGTGAAAGAAACGATTGATGCCGGTACTCATTTGATATTTCTTTGCGAAGTATTGGAGGCAAATCTACTTGATAGTGAATCAGATCCAATCACATATGATTATTACAGAAAAGTCAAAAAAGGCGTTTCTCCAGCCAATGCACCTACTTATATAAACCCTTTAAAAAAACAAAAAACAATGGAACCAACCAAATACCGTTGCCCAATTTGTGGGTATGAATATGACGACAGCGAACACGACATACCTTTTGAAGCATTGGATGACGATTGGGGATGCCCTGTTTGTGGCGCAACCAAAGATATGTTTGAAAAAATATAA
- the mutS gene encoding DNA mismatch repair protein MutS, giving the protein MEKKVVETPLMKQYYQIKAKHPDAILLFRVGDFYETFSDDAIRASEILGITLTRRANGSAQFVELAGFPHHALDTYLPKLVRAGMRVAVCDQLEDPKMTKNIVKRGITEVVTPGVSINDNVLNHKENNFLASVYINHKIAGVAFLDISTGEFLTAEGTLEYIDKLLNSFSPKEVLHERNQRQIFTESFGSKFFTYEQEDWIYTPDAAHDRLLKHFETVNLKGFGVENLTNGIIAAGAILYYLDHTQHLHNGHITHLARIEEERFVWLDRFTVRNLELFSGQHEGAASLTDILDKTVTPMGGRLLKRWISFPLKQIKPIEERLSVVEHLFKDEAIKILLEEQLPLVGDLERIVSKIAVGRITPREVRQLHVALSVVEPIKTMCLETDNATLHRIGEQLNACAIIRERVEREINDDPPNAINRGGIIRAGVNETLDELRTIAYSGKDYLLQVQQRESEATGIPSLKISFNNVFGYYIEVRNTHKDKVPETWIRKQTLVNAERYITQELKEYEEKILGAEDKILALESQLYNELILALTDYIAAFQLNANLLAQLDCLLSFQKVAVQNRYIRPQLNDGFTIDIKQGRHPVIEKQLPAGEPYIANDLHLDKENQQIIVLTGPNMAGKSAFLRQTALIVLMAQIGSFVPADSASIGIVDKIFTRVGASDNISVGESTFMVEMNEAASILNNISDRSLILFDELGRGTSTYDGISIAWAIVEYIHEHPASKAKTLFATHYHELNEMEKSFPRIKNFNVSVKEVDRKVLFMRKLVPGGSEHSFGIHVAKMAGMPQSIVKRANEILVQLETDNRKAGIAKPIGDIASSREGIQMSFFQLDDPVLKQVRDEIKNADINNLTPVQALNKLNEIKKIITGK; this is encoded by the coding sequence ATGGAAAAGAAGGTGGTGGAAACACCCTTAATGAAGCAATATTATCAAATTAAAGCTAAGCATCCAGATGCAATTTTACTTTTCCGAGTGGGCGATTTCTATGAAACGTTTTCGGATGATGCCATTCGAGCTTCCGAGATTTTGGGTATCACATTAACACGAAGAGCGAACGGTTCAGCTCAATTTGTTGAACTGGCTGGATTTCCACATCATGCCTTGGATACTTATCTTCCGAAATTAGTTCGTGCAGGAATGCGTGTCGCCGTCTGCGATCAACTTGAAGATCCGAAGATGACCAAAAACATCGTGAAACGTGGTATTACCGAAGTTGTTACTCCAGGCGTATCTATTAATGATAATGTGCTGAATCATAAGGAAAATAATTTTCTAGCCAGTGTTTATATTAATCATAAGATTGCTGGCGTGGCTTTTCTTGATATCTCAACAGGCGAATTTCTCACTGCGGAAGGAACTTTGGAGTATATAGATAAACTACTCAACAGCTTTTCACCTAAAGAAGTATTACACGAACGCAATCAGCGTCAAATTTTCACAGAGTCATTCGGATCAAAGTTTTTTACATACGAACAAGAAGATTGGATCTATACGCCGGATGCAGCACATGACAGATTATTAAAACATTTTGAAACAGTCAATCTTAAAGGATTTGGAGTTGAGAATCTGACCAATGGCATCATTGCTGCAGGAGCTATTCTCTATTATCTTGACCACACACAACATCTTCACAATGGGCATATAACCCATTTGGCACGAATAGAGGAAGAACGTTTTGTATGGCTTGACCGATTTACCGTGCGCAATTTGGAACTTTTTTCAGGACAACATGAAGGCGCTGCATCGCTGACCGATATTTTAGACAAAACAGTAACTCCCATGGGAGGTCGTCTGTTGAAACGATGGATTTCATTCCCGCTGAAACAAATCAAACCCATTGAAGAACGGCTTTCGGTAGTTGAACATTTGTTTAAGGACGAAGCGATCAAAATTCTTTTAGAAGAACAACTGCCCCTCGTAGGTGACTTAGAACGTATAGTCTCCAAAATTGCTGTCGGACGGATTACTCCGCGTGAAGTACGGCAATTGCATGTTGCTTTGTCGGTGGTGGAACCGATCAAAACGATGTGTTTGGAAACAGATAACGCAACATTGCATAGAATAGGAGAACAGCTTAATGCCTGCGCTATTATAAGAGAGCGCGTTGAACGTGAAATTAATGATGATCCCCCTAATGCAATTAACAGGGGAGGCATTATCAGAGCCGGAGTGAATGAAACGCTGGATGAACTAAGAACCATAGCTTATTCCGGAAAAGATTATTTGTTGCAGGTACAACAGCGGGAAAGCGAAGCAACAGGCATACCCAGCTTAAAAATCAGTTTCAACAACGTTTTCGGATACTATATCGAAGTGCGTAACACACACAAAGACAAAGTGCCTGAAACATGGATACGCAAGCAAACACTAGTCAATGCCGAACGTTACATAACACAGGAGTTAAAAGAATATGAAGAGAAAATTCTGGGAGCTGAAGATAAAATACTTGCTCTTGAGTCTCAACTGTACAATGAATTAATTCTTGCATTAACAGACTATATTGCTGCTTTTCAATTAAATGCCAATCTACTGGCACAACTTGACTGTCTCTTATCATTTCAAAAGGTTGCAGTTCAAAATCGATATATCCGACCACAATTGAATGATGGATTTACCATCGACATAAAACAAGGGAGACATCCTGTTATTGAGAAGCAACTACCAGCTGGCGAACCTTATATTGCCAATGATCTTCATCTGGATAAAGAAAATCAACAAATTATTGTGCTCACCGGGCCAAACATGGCGGGCAAATCTGCATTCCTTCGCCAAACCGCCCTCATCGTGCTCATGGCGCAAATTGGCAGTTTTGTTCCGGCAGATAGCGCTTCTATAGGCATTGTAGATAAAATTTTTACACGCGTCGGTGCCAGTGATAACATCTCTGTCGGGGAATCAACATTTATGGTTGAAATGAACGAAGCTGCAAGCATTCTCAATAACATATCCGATCGGAGCCTGATCTTGTTTGATGAACTAGGCCGTGGCACAAGTACATATGACGGGATTTCGATTGCTTGGGCAATTGTCGAATACATACACGAACATCCGGCGTCCAAAGCAAAAACACTTTTCGCTACCCACTATCATGAACTGAACGAAATGGAGAAATCGTTTCCCCGAATTAAAAATTTTAATGTTTCAGTTAAGGAAGTGGACAGAAAGGTCCTTTTTATGCGTAAATTAGTGCCTGGCGGAAGCGAACATAGCTTTGGAATTCATGTGGCAAAGATGGCTGGTATGCCTCAAAGTATAGTAAAAAGAGCCAATGAGATTCTTGTCCAGCTTGAAACGGACAATCGGAAAGCAGGAATAGCAAAACCCATTGGCGATATAGCCTCTTCTCGGGAAGGTATCCAAATGAGCTTTTTTCAATTGGACGATCCTGTATTGAAACAAGTACGCGATGAAATTAAAAACGCTGATATTAACAATCTAACGCCTGTTCAAGCACTGAATAAACTGAACGAAATAAAAAAGATTATTACGGGAAAGTGA
- a CDS encoding ABC1 kinase family protein, translating into MQIVKILLKHAMREWFYRSRLGRSYLRHQMRRHPKAQLQVHTTPERVRITIEELGPTYIKFGQILADRPDMISERFRLELKKLQSTAYPFDDSTAIKLIQDELGAVLEAVFAEFDTHCLAAASIGQVYQARLVTGEEVVVKIQRPHIEKKIRLDLYLMHYIAKQFVKNYPELAAINVVGFIDEFEDKIHRELDYTQEAANIRRFEFMFQNDSTVHIPKVFTQYTTHRLLVMEKITGITPDHLDKLKEGGYDMHQIAVNGANILLKMILEEGFFHADPHPGNLFILPGNVIGMIDFGMVGVLRPREMNFLAQFSVGLVRQDARAIASALLTLCDVKFYDRTEDLEFSLDQLLKQYRHLSIEEIDFSKMVQDCLNVVISFKLKIPSGIFMLAKAVASLEKFAGQLDPTISITPLILPYAKNLVMQRYTPRKIASSIYDTLMDYVTLINTLPGSVNEILYKLKEGTVHHQVHIDDQNPVTRVLRLIGSRVTAALLIIGVFVGSSIMIINTPERPYGLFALYFSSVLILLLLIKVLFGRKK; encoded by the coding sequence ATGCAAATTGTCAAAATCTTGCTAAAACATGCTATGCGCGAATGGTTTTACCGGTCGCGTTTAGGACGCAGCTATTTACGCCATCAGATGCGTCGTCACCCGAAGGCACAGTTACAGGTACATACAACCCCGGAACGGGTAAGGATTACGATTGAAGAACTTGGTCCCACATATATAAAATTTGGGCAAATTTTGGCTGACCGGCCTGATATGATTTCCGAACGTTTCCGGTTGGAATTAAAAAAACTCCAATCTACAGCCTATCCTTTTGATGATAGTACAGCTATCAAACTGATTCAGGATGAATTGGGAGCTGTCCTCGAGGCGGTATTCGCTGAGTTCGATACCCATTGTTTGGCAGCAGCATCTATTGGTCAGGTATATCAGGCCAGATTGGTCACAGGCGAAGAAGTCGTGGTCAAGATTCAACGCCCTCATATTGAGAAAAAGATCCGGTTAGATCTCTACCTGATGCATTACATTGCCAAACAGTTTGTCAAAAACTATCCCGAACTGGCAGCAATCAATGTAGTGGGTTTTATTGATGAGTTCGAAGATAAAATTCACAGAGAATTGGATTATACTCAGGAAGCAGCCAATATTCGCCGTTTTGAATTTATGTTTCAAAATGATTCAACGGTACATATCCCGAAAGTATTTACACAATATACCACACATCGATTGCTGGTGATGGAGAAAATCACCGGCATTACGCCCGACCATTTGGATAAACTCAAAGAGGGAGGATATGATATGCACCAGATTGCGGTTAATGGCGCAAATATCCTCCTTAAAATGATTCTGGAAGAAGGATTCTTCCATGCAGATCCCCATCCAGGCAATTTATTCATTCTTCCGGGGAACGTGATTGGAATGATAGATTTTGGAATGGTTGGCGTGTTGCGCCCTCGCGAAATGAATTTTCTGGCCCAATTCAGTGTGGGATTGGTGCGTCAGGATGCCCGTGCTATTGCATCGGCTCTGCTTACTTTATGTGATGTAAAATTTTATGACCGAACAGAAGATTTAGAATTTAGCCTCGACCAATTACTTAAGCAATACCGTCATTTAAGTATCGAAGAGATTGATTTTTCAAAGATGGTACAGGATTGCCTTAATGTGGTTATTTCTTTCAAATTGAAAATTCCTTCAGGCATCTTTATGCTGGCAAAGGCTGTTGCTTCCCTGGAAAAATTTGCAGGACAACTTGATCCGACCATATCAATCACTCCATTAATATTGCCTTATGCCAAAAATCTGGTAATGCAGCGCTACACCCCGAGAAAGATAGCGTCAAGCATTTATGATACGCTGATGGATTATGTGACGTTAATAAATACATTGCCGGGAAGCGTCAATGAAATCCTTTATAAATTAAAAGAGGGAACGGTACACCATCAGGTTCATATTGACGATCAGAATCCAGTCACCAGAGTATTGCGATTGATTGGATCGAGGGTCACAGCGGCATTGTTGATTATCGGTGTTTTTGTTGGCTCTTCCATTATGATAATCAATACGCCGGAACGTCCATATGGCCTTTTTGCCCTCTATTTTTCATCAGTTTTGATTTTGCTCCTATTAATTAAAGTGCTTTTTGGCCGCAAGAAATAA
- a CDS encoding ABC transporter permease: MKKWDNNQLYQLIKTQFLETIREPSVLFWGIGFPILISIGLGLAFTRSSNTQFHVNVVTSDTHFINSFIAPYSVKNIHDQAVTYSWSVSDSTLGNTTYIFRESSWKDAIVALKRGEANLILTDSAGTPYFHFDPHDTQAQLLYMKLSALFRHPVVKINDKQSHIQPLTLKGVRYIDFLIPGLIALGILNALMWGISYNIIERRSQKLLRRMVATPMRKSNFLMAIIFVRIVMNIIEAGILFLFAWLFFGITIQGNIGALFLLFFAGNIAFAGIAVLLSSRTEKTEIGTGWINAITMPMMILSGIFFSYHNFPDWSIGFIKLLPLTVLTDGIRSIFNEGASWLQIIFPSFLLSALGVICFLLGLKRFKWF, encoded by the coding sequence ATGAAGAAGTGGGACAATAATCAACTTTATCAACTGATTAAAACTCAGTTTCTGGAAACGATTCGGGAACCATCGGTACTGTTTTGGGGCATTGGGTTTCCTATTTTGATTTCCATCGGATTAGGATTGGCATTTACCCGGTCTTCAAATACCCAGTTTCATGTGAATGTTGTCACATCTGACACTCACTTTATCAATTCATTCATTGCCCCCTATAGCGTCAAAAATATCCATGATCAGGCTGTAACTTATTCATGGAGTGTCTCTGATTCAACCTTGGGAAACACAACATATATTTTCCGAGAAAGCTCTTGGAAGGATGCCATTGTTGCTTTGAAGCGTGGTGAAGCCAATCTTATTTTAACTGATTCTGCTGGAACTCCTTATTTTCATTTTGATCCACATGACACACAGGCTCAACTCCTGTATATGAAACTATCTGCACTTTTTCGTCATCCTGTCGTAAAAATAAATGATAAACAGTCCCACATTCAGCCCCTTACATTGAAAGGCGTTCGGTATATTGATTTTCTCATTCCAGGATTAATTGCTCTTGGCATCTTGAATGCATTGATGTGGGGTATCAGTTACAACATTATTGAGCGGCGTTCACAAAAACTATTACGCCGGATGGTGGCTACTCCAATGCGAAAATCAAATTTTCTAATGGCTATCATTTTCGTTCGGATTGTCATGAACATTATCGAAGCAGGTATTTTATTTTTGTTTGCGTGGCTATTTTTCGGTATAACTATTCAGGGGAATATCGGAGCACTGTTTTTGCTTTTCTTTGCTGGAAACATTGCTTTTGCCGGTATAGCGGTTCTTCTTTCGAGCCGTACAGAAAAAACCGAAATAGGCACTGGTTGGATTAATGCTATAACCATGCCGATGATGATTCTTTCGGGTATTTTCTTTAGCTATCATAATTTTCCTGATTGGAGTATCGGATTTATTAAATTATTACCTTTAACCGTGCTAACCGACGGTATCCGCAGTATTTTTAACGAAGGGGCAAGTTGGTTGCAAATTATTTTCCCATCGTTTTTATTGTCAGCGTTAGGGGTTATATGTTTCCTGCTGGGATTAAAACGATTTAAATGGTTCTAA